A genomic window from Lotus japonicus ecotype B-129 chromosome 1, LjGifu_v1.2 includes:
- the LOC130733471 gene encoding homeobox protein knotted-1-like LET6 isoform X1 — protein MIGFGGNSCSGVSSSMDMMNMETNRKFLSLPLSNNSNNNSGPQMRRVPVVMSNAQDHNYSSQQQQDHNTSSSVRDKIMAHPLFPRLLSSYLNCLKVGAPPEVVASLEESCAKCESLNASGRTGGGSLGEDPALDQFMEAYCEMLIKYEHELTKPFKEAMLFFSRIECQLKALAVSTEFGQSESSSQNEVDVHENNLDTQADDRELKVQLLRKYSGYLGSLKKEFLKKKKNGKLPKEARQQLLDWWNRHYKWPYPSESQKQALAESTGLDLKQINNWFINQRKRHWKPSEDMQFAVMDATNYYMENVMCKPFPMDAMPMLL, from the exons ATGATAGGGTTTGGAGGTAACAGTTGCAGTGGTGTTTCTTCCTCTATGGACATGATGAACATGGAAACTAATAGGAAGTTCCTTTCTCTGCCTCTgagcaacaacagcaacaacaattcTGGTCCCCAGATGAGAAGGGTACCTGTTGTCATGAGCAATGCTCAAGATCATAACTACAGCAGCCAGCAACAGCAGGACCACAACACTAGCAGTAGTGTGAGGGACAAGATCATGGCTCATCCTCTCTTTCCTCGTCTCTTGTCCTCTTACCTTAATTGCCTCAAG GTTGGAGCACCTCCTGAAGTGGTGGCTAGTTTAGAGGAATCATGTGCCAAATGTGAGTCCTTGAATGCATCTGGAAGGACAGGAGGTGGTTCCTTAGGTGAAGATCCAGCTCTGGATCAGTTCATGGAGGCTTATTGTGAGATGCTCATCAAGTATGAGCATGAGCTCACAAAACCCTTCAAGGAAGCCATGCTTTTCTTTTCAAGGATTGAGTGTCAGCTCAAAGCTCTAGCAGTTTCAACAGAGTTTG GTCAAAGTGAATCATCTTCTCAGAATGAGGTTGATGTGCATGAAAACAACCTAGACACACAAGCTGATGATAGGGAACTAAAAGTTCAACTTCTGCGCAAGTATAGCGGTTACCTCGGCAGCCTCAAGAAGGAGtttctgaagaagaaaaagaatggaAAGTTGCCAAAGGAAGCTAGGCAGCAGCTACTAGATTGGTGGAACAGGCATTACAAATGGCCTTACCCATCG GAATCTCAAAAGCAAGCACTTGCAGAATCCACTGGATTGGATCTGAAGCAGATAAACAACTGGTTCATCAATCAGAGAAAACGTCATTGGAAGCCTTCTGAGGATATGCAATTTGCTGTGATGGATGCAACTAACTACTATATGGAAAATGTTATGTGCAAGCCATTTCCTATGGATGCCATGCCAATGCTTCTTTAA
- the LOC130733471 gene encoding homeobox protein knotted-1-like LET6 isoform X2, which translates to MDMMNMETNRKFLSLPLSNNSNNNSGPQMRRVPVVMSNAQDHNYSSQQQQDHNTSSSVRDKIMAHPLFPRLLSSYLNCLKVGAPPEVVASLEESCAKCESLNASGRTGGGSLGEDPALDQFMEAYCEMLIKYEHELTKPFKEAMLFFSRIECQLKALAVSTEFGQSESSSQNEVDVHENNLDTQADDRELKVQLLRKYSGYLGSLKKEFLKKKKNGKLPKEARQQLLDWWNRHYKWPYPSESQKQALAESTGLDLKQINNWFINQRKRHWKPSEDMQFAVMDATNYYMENVMCKPFPMDAMPMLL; encoded by the exons ATGGACATGATGAACATGGAAACTAATAGGAAGTTCCTTTCTCTGCCTCTgagcaacaacagcaacaacaattcTGGTCCCCAGATGAGAAGGGTACCTGTTGTCATGAGCAATGCTCAAGATCATAACTACAGCAGCCAGCAACAGCAGGACCACAACACTAGCAGTAGTGTGAGGGACAAGATCATGGCTCATCCTCTCTTTCCTCGTCTCTTGTCCTCTTACCTTAATTGCCTCAAG GTTGGAGCACCTCCTGAAGTGGTGGCTAGTTTAGAGGAATCATGTGCCAAATGTGAGTCCTTGAATGCATCTGGAAGGACAGGAGGTGGTTCCTTAGGTGAAGATCCAGCTCTGGATCAGTTCATGGAGGCTTATTGTGAGATGCTCATCAAGTATGAGCATGAGCTCACAAAACCCTTCAAGGAAGCCATGCTTTTCTTTTCAAGGATTGAGTGTCAGCTCAAAGCTCTAGCAGTTTCAACAGAGTTTG GTCAAAGTGAATCATCTTCTCAGAATGAGGTTGATGTGCATGAAAACAACCTAGACACACAAGCTGATGATAGGGAACTAAAAGTTCAACTTCTGCGCAAGTATAGCGGTTACCTCGGCAGCCTCAAGAAGGAGtttctgaagaagaaaaagaatggaAAGTTGCCAAAGGAAGCTAGGCAGCAGCTACTAGATTGGTGGAACAGGCATTACAAATGGCCTTACCCATCG GAATCTCAAAAGCAAGCACTTGCAGAATCCACTGGATTGGATCTGAAGCAGATAAACAACTGGTTCATCAATCAGAGAAAACGTCATTGGAAGCCTTCTGAGGATATGCAATTTGCTGTGATGGATGCAACTAACTACTATATGGAAAATGTTATGTGCAAGCCATTTCCTATGGATGCCATGCCAATGCTTCTTTAA